A single window of Vibrio stylophorae DNA harbors:
- a CDS encoding HvfC/BufC N-terminal domain-containing protein: MSQPPSLRELQRQFARSQHYQSHQLNDWIQSQSFSADDKLQLYRNNYIISLQDVLAATYPCTQALIGEAGFASVGRHHILHHPLQVGDVSDYGEGMAATIASLPNLVEQAPYLVDMATLEWKIDCCNRSSPHDARLHQRAMHRFAQWQWPDIQLHPNRSIQTLVSEFAVVDLWQAIREQTPVEQVNLAQGQSVALLHRQDGIHFLPLSNPARLLIEACQRGTSLGNIDAALCLDGLAECMKLGLFSDLTLQYKDHSHANPPS, translated from the coding sequence ATGAGCCAACCACCGAGCCTGCGCGAGCTACAACGTCAATTTGCACGTAGCCAACATTATCAAAGCCACCAACTCAATGACTGGATTCAAAGTCAGTCTTTTTCTGCCGATGACAAACTTCAGCTCTATCGCAATAACTACATTATCAGCCTACAAGATGTCCTCGCAGCTACTTATCCCTGCACGCAAGCTTTAATTGGCGAAGCCGGCTTTGCCAGTGTCGGACGACATCATATTTTACATCACCCACTTCAAGTTGGAGATGTCAGTGACTACGGTGAGGGCATGGCTGCGACCATCGCTAGTCTGCCAAATCTCGTTGAACAAGCGCCCTACCTAGTCGATATGGCGACCTTAGAATGGAAGATTGATTGCTGCAATCGCAGCTCCCCCCACGATGCAAGACTACATCAGCGTGCGATGCACCGTTTTGCACAGTGGCAATGGCCAGATATTCAGTTGCATCCCAATCGCTCCATTCAAACCTTAGTGAGTGAATTTGCCGTGGTGGATCTATGGCAAGCCATTCGCGAGCAAACCCCCGTTGAGCAAGTCAACCTAGCGCAAGGGCAGTCTGTCGCACTGCTCCATCGCCAAGATGGCATTCATTTTTTACCCCTATCCAATCCAGCACGGCTACTCATTGAAGCCTGCCAACGCGGTACCTCGCTTGGCAATATTGATGCCGCACTTTGTCTTGATGGTTTAGCTGAGTGTATGAAGCTGGGCTTATTTAGTGATCTCACATTGCAATATAAGGACCATTCCCATGCGAACCCTCCTTCATAG
- a CDS encoding DoxX family protein, which yields MRTLLHSYDRLVQTSQALLQPVVLLLARLWVAWAFFQSGLLKYNSWDSTLYLFEFEYQVPLFPWLWAAYLGTAVELIVPVFLALGLLTRPMALLLFVFNIMAVVSYPTLWAGGFYDHKFWGMMLLINIVWGAGACSVDRILTQHLTLFARS from the coding sequence ATGCGAACCCTCCTTCATAGCTATGACCGTTTGGTACAAACCAGCCAAGCCCTATTGCAACCAGTGGTGTTATTGCTGGCCCGATTGTGGGTAGCCTGGGCTTTTTTCCAGTCGGGGCTGCTGAAATACAACAGCTGGGATAGCACCCTCTACCTCTTTGAGTTTGAGTATCAAGTACCGCTGTTTCCTTGGCTTTGGGCTGCTTATCTGGGTACTGCTGTCGAGTTAATTGTGCCAGTATTTCTCGCACTAGGTTTACTCACAAGACCCATGGCTTTGCTTTTATTTGTATTTAATATCATGGCGGTGGTGTCTTACCCAACGCTCTGGGCTGGCGGATTTTATGACCACAAATTCTGGGGAATGATGCTACTCATTAACATTGTTTGGGGCGCGGGTGCGTGCTCGGTGGATCGGATTTTGACCCA